A genomic region of Marinobacter sp. NP-4(2019) contains the following coding sequences:
- the pabB gene encoding aminodeoxychorismate synthase component I, translated as MNLPASRPITSEEYNHLLHHACREADFVYIGSVGSGESRGVIAGFSACAQRSLEIAPGPSAADDLGKLARQMEEAAQFYGIPQAESGEHLTGGWFGFLGYELGYVKEKRLIDQCPGVDVPLMHAGLYLWSASHNRASDSYYLWIHPDCPGKVRGKLQNWLASDPVSPDDNWRMPTPFAPTQSRDEFVASVAAVRQYIEAGDCYQANLSQEFKGGYSGNPWQAFRALSDANPTPYSAFIRTGRHSILSISPERFLEIRGKTVHTSPIKGTRPRGATPDQDAALADELRASEKDRAENLMIVDLLRNDLGVSAVTGTVAVDQLFALESYRNVHHLVSHIHATLKDHVSPIKALLDAFPGGSITGAPKIRAMEIIRELEPHWRGPYCGSVFYWGLNGVLDSNIAIRTLLCDDEGTIRCWGGGGIVADSDPQAEYEETLTKVRPLMEFLERLVL; from the coding sequence TTGAACCTGCCTGCATCCAGACCCATTACCAGCGAAGAGTACAACCACCTGTTGCACCATGCCTGCAGGGAAGCCGACTTCGTTTATATCGGCAGCGTTGGATCCGGCGAGTCTCGTGGTGTCATTGCTGGATTTTCCGCCTGTGCCCAGCGATCCCTGGAGATCGCTCCGGGTCCCTCCGCGGCGGATGATCTGGGCAAGCTCGCCAGGCAGATGGAAGAAGCGGCTCAGTTTTATGGCATTCCCCAGGCTGAGTCCGGGGAACATCTGACAGGAGGCTGGTTTGGTTTTCTGGGATATGAGCTGGGCTACGTAAAAGAAAAACGTCTTATTGACCAATGTCCGGGCGTAGACGTTCCGCTCATGCACGCCGGCCTGTATCTGTGGTCCGCCAGTCATAACCGTGCAAGCGACAGCTACTATCTGTGGATCCACCCCGACTGCCCGGGCAAAGTCCGCGGAAAACTCCAGAACTGGCTGGCCAGCGATCCCGTGTCACCGGATGATAACTGGCGCATGCCCACTCCGTTTGCACCAACTCAGTCCCGGGACGAATTCGTGGCAAGCGTAGCGGCTGTTCGCCAATACATTGAGGCGGGCGATTGTTACCAGGCCAATCTCTCCCAGGAGTTCAAGGGCGGCTATTCGGGGAATCCCTGGCAGGCCTTCCGGGCGCTTTCTGACGCCAACCCCACGCCTTACAGCGCATTTATCCGGACCGGCAGGCACTCCATTCTCTCGATTTCTCCGGAACGCTTTCTGGAAATCCGGGGAAAGACCGTTCACACCAGCCCGATCAAGGGCACCCGCCCGCGTGGTGCAACTCCCGACCAGGATGCGGCCCTGGCGGACGAATTACGCGCTTCGGAGAAGGACCGGGCAGAAAACCTGATGATTGTCGATCTGCTACGGAACGATCTTGGTGTCAGCGCGGTGACCGGAACCGTGGCAGTGGACCAGTTATTCGCCCTTGAGTCCTATCGCAATGTCCATCACCTGGTCAGCCATATCCATGCCACCCTCAAGGATCATGTATCACCGATAAAAGCGCTGCTGGACGCCTTCCCCGGCGGCTCCATAACCGGGGCCCCAAAGATACGGGCCATGGAGATCATCCGCGAGCTGGAACCCCACTGGCGCGGGCCCTATTGTGGCTCGGTGTTTTACTGGGGCCTGAACGGCGTGCTGGACAGCAACATCGCGATCCGAACCCTGCTCTGTGATGACGAGGGTACGATTCGATGCTGGGGTGGCGGAGGGATCGTTGCCGACTCCGATCCGCAGGCGGAGTATGAGGAGACGCTGACCAAGGTGCGGCCGCTGATGGAGTTTCTGGAGCGGTTGGTGTTGTAA
- the thrH gene encoding bifunctional phosphoserine phosphatase/homoserine phosphotransferase ThrH — protein sequence MELACLDLEGVLIPEIWIAFAEKTGIEELRATTRDIPDYDVLMKQRLRLLDEHGYGLPQIQEVIGELDPLPGASEFLDWLRERFQVVILSDTFYEFAMPLMAKLGFPTLLCHKLEVADNGQITDYLLRQRDPKRQSVRAFQLLNYRVIAAGDSYNDTTMLSQAEAGILFHAPQNVIEEFPQFPAVHTFDDLKQQFLKASAVHSA from the coding sequence GTGGAACTCGCGTGCCTTGACCTCGAAGGAGTACTGATCCCGGAAATCTGGATCGCGTTTGCGGAAAAAACCGGCATTGAGGAACTGAGGGCCACCACCCGTGATATTCCAGATTATGACGTGCTGATGAAGCAGCGCCTGCGCCTGTTGGACGAGCACGGTTATGGCCTGCCGCAGATTCAGGAAGTGATTGGTGAACTGGACCCGCTGCCCGGTGCCAGCGAGTTTCTGGACTGGCTGCGTGAGCGTTTTCAGGTGGTGATCCTGTCCGATACCTTCTACGAATTTGCCATGCCGCTGATGGCCAAGCTGGGCTTCCCGACGCTGTTGTGCCATAAACTCGAAGTGGCGGACAATGGCCAGATCACCGATTACCTGCTACGCCAGCGTGATCCCAAGCGCCAGTCTGTTCGCGCCTTCCAACTGCTGAACTACCGCGTCATTGCGGCCGGCGATTCCTACAATGACACCACCATGCTGAGTCAGGCGGAAGCCGGCATCCTGTTCCACGCTCCGCAGAACGTCATTGAAGAGTTCCCCCAGTTCCCGGCGGTTCATACCTTTGATGATCTGAAGCAGCAATTCCTCAAGGCCAGCGCTGTACACAGCGCCTGA
- a CDS encoding phosphoadenylyl-sulfate reductase: MTDIGALQQELAGQSPRAILKAALAKFDNIAISFSGAEDVALIEMAHKLTDNLQVFTLDTARLPPETYEFLERVRKHYGIKIEVMFPDAKEVEDLVTRKGMFSFYEDGHAECCGIRKVNPLRRKLATVDAWITGQRKDQSPDTRNDVPVVQIDEAFSTKDHQLVKFNPLANWTSKEVWDYIRMTEAPYNKLHDRGYVSIGCEPCTRPVLPGQHEREGRWWWEEATQKECGLHAGNLIAKDNQ; the protein is encoded by the coding sequence ATGACAGATATTGGCGCGTTACAGCAAGAACTCGCAGGCCAGAGCCCCCGGGCCATTCTGAAGGCGGCGCTGGCGAAGTTTGATAATATTGCCATCTCCTTCAGTGGAGCCGAAGACGTGGCCCTGATTGAAATGGCCCACAAGCTTACGGATAACCTTCAGGTGTTCACCCTCGATACCGCTCGCCTGCCCCCCGAAACCTATGAATTCCTGGAACGGGTGCGCAAGCATTACGGCATCAAGATTGAAGTGATGTTCCCGGATGCCAAGGAAGTAGAAGATCTGGTTACCCGCAAGGGTATGTTCAGCTTCTACGAGGATGGCCATGCGGAGTGCTGCGGCATCCGCAAGGTCAACCCGCTACGCCGCAAGCTGGCGACCGTGGATGCCTGGATTACCGGGCAGCGCAAGGACCAGAGCCCGGACACCCGCAACGATGTCCCCGTGGTGCAGATAGACGAGGCCTTCTCCACCAAAGACCACCAACTGGTAAAATTCAATCCCCTGGCGAACTGGACATCCAAGGAAGTGTGGGACTACATCCGCATGACGGAAGCCCCGTACAACAAACTGCACGACAGAGGCTACGTCAGTATCGGCTGTGAACCCTGCACCCGCCCGGTGCTGCCGGGTCAACACGAACGGGAAGGTCGCTGGTGGTGGGAAGAAGCCACACAGAAAGAGTGTGGCCTGCACGCCGGCAACCTGATCGCCAAGGACAATCAGTAA
- the cysB gene encoding HTH-type transcriptional regulator CysB produces the protein MKLQQLRYIWEVAHHDLNVSATAQSLFTSQPGISKQIRLLEDELGLEVFARSGKHLTRITPGGEIIIREAGEILRRVEGIKKIAQEFSNQRKGDLSIATTHTQARYALPPVISGFIEAYPDVSLHMHQGTPMQISEMAANGAVDFAIATEAMELFNDLIMMPCYKWNRSVIVPKNHPLAKLPELTLPELAEYPLVTYVFGFTGRSKLDEAFQSQGLTPKVVFTAADADVIKTYVRLGLGVGIIASMAFDEKVDTDLVALDARKLFRPSVTRIGFRKGTFLRGYMYEFIQRFAPHLTRERVDEAVAHQGSRAEIEELFKDIDLPTY, from the coding sequence ATGAAACTACAACAGTTGCGCTATATCTGGGAAGTTGCGCACCATGATCTGAACGTATCAGCCACCGCCCAGAGCCTTTTTACATCGCAGCCCGGTATTTCCAAGCAGATCCGTCTGCTAGAGGATGAGTTGGGCCTTGAGGTGTTTGCACGCAGTGGCAAGCACCTGACGCGGATCACCCCGGGTGGTGAAATCATAATCCGCGAGGCCGGTGAAATACTGCGTAGGGTAGAGGGCATCAAAAAGATTGCCCAGGAATTCAGCAACCAACGCAAGGGCGACCTGAGTATCGCCACCACGCATACCCAGGCGCGCTATGCGCTTCCTCCCGTGATCAGTGGCTTCATCGAGGCCTATCCCGATGTGTCCTTGCACATGCATCAGGGAACACCCATGCAGATTTCGGAGATGGCCGCCAACGGCGCGGTGGATTTTGCCATTGCGACCGAAGCCATGGAGCTGTTTAACGACCTGATCATGATGCCCTGTTACAAGTGGAACCGCAGCGTGATCGTTCCGAAGAATCACCCGTTGGCGAAGCTCCCCGAACTGACCCTGCCAGAATTGGCAGAGTACCCGCTGGTCACCTATGTCTTTGGTTTTACGGGGCGTTCCAAGCTGGACGAGGCGTTCCAGTCCCAGGGGCTAACACCGAAGGTGGTGTTCACCGCGGCAGACGCCGATGTGATCAAGACGTATGTCCGCCTCGGGCTGGGAGTAGGTATCATTGCCAGTATGGCGTTTGATGAGAAGGTCGATACCGATCTGGTGGCCCTGGATGCGCGCAAGTTGTTCCGGCCCAGTGTCACTCGAATCGGATTTCGTAAGGGCACGTTCCTGCGTGGTTATATGTACGAATTTATCCAGCGCTTCGCGCCCCATCTCACCCGTGAAAGGGTGGATGAGGCAGTTGCACATCAGGGCAGCCGGGCGGAAATCGAAGAGCTGTTCAAGGATATCGACCTGCCGACTTACTGA